From Anopheles darlingi chromosome 2, idAnoDarlMG_H_01, whole genome shotgun sequence, the proteins below share one genomic window:
- the LOC125951255 gene encoding serine protease snake-like, whose protein sequence is MGSKFGQMMCPCGIVNIVSILVHLYPVLAIVGGKDAVRGEYPHMALLGREDTHIAAEAIYEWFCGGSLISDRFVLTAAHCAYSKMQNPPTVVRLGEHNLKDSQSSSRQDFGIQRIVHHPKFQHAYNDIALLELNARVIFNQFIQPACLWTSNEDPVHPLIATGWGSMGYYNEQATILQHVQIPVVPNGVCNNKIVRNRRLRYGILGMQMCASDPNGGKDTCAGDSGGPLQVLVPEADRKSGLCSSSYYIVGVTSNGMICGAADRPGIYSRVSSYVPWINQMIGTL, encoded by the exons ATGGGTTCCAAGTTCGGACAAATGATGTGCCCTTGTGGAATTGTGAACATCGTGTCCATTTTGGTTCATCTGTATCCGGTCCTCGCGATCGTCGGTGGTAAAGACGCAGTTAGGGGTGAATATCCTCATATGGCACTGCTAGGTCGAGAGGATACACATATTGCTGCAGAGGCTATCTACGAATGGTTCTGTGGTGGTTCCCTGATCTCGGATCGTTTCGTCCTTACGGCCGCTCACTGTGCATACTCTAAAATGCAGAACCCTCCAACGGTCGTGCGCTTGGGAGAACACAACCTGAAGGATAGCCAATCGTCGAGTCGCCAGGACTTTGGTATCCAGAGGATCGTACATCACCCCAAATTCCAACACGCATACAATGATATCGCTCTGTTGGAGTTGAATGCACGAGTCATTTTCAATCAGTTCATCCAACCCGCCTGTCTGTGGACGAGCAATGAGGACCCTGTTCATCCGTTAATCGCCACAGGCTGGGGAAGCATGGGATATT ATAATGAGCAGGCAACAATCCTGCAACATGTACAAATTCCTGTTGTCCCCAATGGAGTCTGCAATAATAAAATAGTCCGAAATCGTCGCCTACGATATGGCATTTTGGGAATGCAAATGTGTGCCAGTGATCCGAACGGGGGAAAGGATACCTGTGCAGGAGATTCTGGTGGCCCTCTCCAAGTTCTCGTACCGGAAGCTGATCGGAAAAGCGGCCTGTGCTCTAGTTCATATTATATAGTTGGTGTAACATCCAATGGCATGATATGTGGTGCAGCCGATCGTCCTGGTATTTACTCGCGAGTTTCTTCCTACGTACCATGGATTAATCAAATGATCGGTACTTTGTAG
- the LOC125951085 gene encoding endoribonuclease Dcr-1 — protein sequence MTVLHWMERNIHTTALTPRDYQTELLSMAREENLIVCLAHNSAKEFLAVKLIQSLRSDRDERREEDAAAASDWRLRKTVFLTERTDRAVLASMVANLTDLTVSTVANDGELSSRYDLAASDVLFMSSAAVLLELLDQAEVLRVEHIRLLIVDECHKTYGHPELWEVCSRIERSNGTRTKIVGLAGPLHGASCTPERLCWELQCLERCLRARIETASDITSILRFSTKPTELILECTPARASPLARHLRALILRQIAFLQDHRYDPLAMYGMDANESDDLPVVNGETDGEKENDEEDEFRRELRSIPDPKAAPLRYLQQYLELLDEFGPWGADRGALDLLTTIEKEKIRTPYERHFLLLCMVSTVLVQARSMAAGVFARYSTEIERIRRYSTPKVRRLLEVLAWFGEQQARPNDQHTNNGSTTLQHQQQQQQMMYCFCRTADCKELGKEYHTFGTRIGDVGERIDRLAKQLHTVRHATDRLMLKHRNRDGGSSEMNAGSSPRHHGTAQPHTDGRPSNLRRRRCFPGSGAGGGGGGGPPWLNGATGYHPRGHHDSGGGATEALCGLIFCNDRSIARILYVLLYEVARSQPEYAFLSAQYTVDKVVDPLTDAQHAALEHRKQEEVLKRFRMHDCNLLIGTSVLEEGIELPKCNLVIRWSQPSNYRSYAQCKGRAKAPGAYHILFVTPDVGSGGDKSLKHDQPLDDPIQVDEDTAVGDGVLDRNVGCADPADKELIERCTDAIIERVAIYREVEKLLLSKCRNGEPEDGELKHADCFNHCLEIFRAAPSPDRSPQASGGASLGLSNAVQTLNKYCAKLPSDTFTKLTPIWRCATTVRNDRTLYQYTIRLPINSPWKEDILGLPMPTETLARRMAAYIACRMLHAAGELDHSFQPFGKEAFRAFEADWENFELDELDAKILSENNDPRPGTTKRRQYYYKRIASVFNECRPEVGTTAYLYYMRMELICPIPEEQNTRGRKIYAPEESPQGFGILTTKLIPKISSFPIFTRSGEVKVSLDLCPQRVQLTEQQLSMVNCFVRYTFTKVLRLQKSLMLYDANATENCFFIVPTIRQPTDDGGDVQVDWAFVEKIALNVDRSGPTFIPDEARKGYQFDVNRFRDAVVMPWYRNRDQPQYFYVAEICHHLSPKSAFPGSNYATFEEYYHRKYDIQIQNVRQPLLDVDHTSARLNFLTPRYVNRKGVALPTSSEETKRAKRENLEQKQILVPELCTIHPFPASLWRAAVCLPCVLYRINALLLADEIRRQVARDLKLGREDLDQLEGGKFEWPMLSFGWNLADVLRKTKEQKVAQAAAAAAAGTVATAAITQEGTGMDASLPEGNGPESTSEGTEQPAIESDGPDETTKTTANQEDQNPDDVNNVEKNENGQSEEEALLEIGTWSNEMAAGVDTGEDGESGVGGGKGAFLRYDSDCASNSSGNYYSSDEYDEEEDGYLYDDSGGGASDEESTLPAITAAITGESGTEPGALCEMNGSGKSAPAAPETIVSTVRRLKIEFKSETIAEAIDSERDLQRQRTQQSIIQRSRQNERLYQITKNAAEGFSCSLALGTMDANERAQAEQRFAEQKNHTKDAIRLHGTLVRWNESLTVEHWRSRLEANELATMTALMNDMGGRAFIEFVPYIEEQALFTILIRNGSTGERWLRLHDLYQLNARFFPEQYTVLRGGSHFDHFLDEDEGQDRQCNDVGDGSQTKVITLTIRDPFPAIAAGQTACNYKVSQDPETDIAKQFNGEQQQPHDDETTSITFNFDEQPDLEHHPGPSPAIILQALTMSNANDGINLERLETIGDSFLKYAITTYLYCRYDNVHEGKLSHLRSKQVSNLNLYRLGRRKRLGDCMIAAKFEPHDNWLPPCYYVPKELEQTLIDAKIPACHWNLADLPDIKRLSCAEICQLVKERARAKRREDLERRNILTHTNPGTQGVNGQPDMDNDDNDDDNNDGEDEEEDDDDDDDDDEDEDDDDDDDDECNEGGSDFFSCFIPYNLVTQHSIPDKSVADCVEALIGAYLIECGPRGALLFMAWLGIRVLPIRSNNGVPKAISTGNTQELVQYGRGTVDITEYGHWVAPPSPMVRANITFGGLEIGARATARELNRLLEGFEVFERSLGYHFQDRSYLLQAMTHASYSPNRLTDCYQRLEFLGDAILDYLITRHLYEDRRQHSPGALTDLRSALVNNTIFAALAVRHGFHRYFLHLSPGLQEVIDRFVRIQQENGHRITEEEYYLPDEDDDMLAADGGFGGGFGEIEGGQALMGSGEAEDVEVPKALGDVFESIAGAIFLDSGMSLNTVWKVYRKMMGPEIEKFSSSVPKSPIRELLEMEPETAKFGKPEKLADGRRVRVTVEVFGKGTFRGIGRNYRIAKCTAAKCALRQLKKLGYSSHHKRR from the exons ATGACGGTGCTACACTGGATGGAACGGAACATCCACACGACGGCTCTGACGCCGCGTGATTACCAAACGGAGCTGCTGTCGATGGCCCGCGAGGAAAATCTGATCGTCTGTCTGGCGCACAATTCGGCCAAAGAGTTCCTGGCGGTGAAGTTGATCCAATCACTTCGCTCGGACCGGgatgaaagaagagaagaggatgctgctgctgcatcggacTGGCGACTCCGGAAAACGGTGTTCCTTACGGAGCGGACGGATCGGGCCGTGCTCGCTTCGATGGTGGCCAATTTAACTGATCTCACGGTGAGCACGGTGGCGAATGATGGTGAGTTATCATCACGCTATGATCTCGCCGCCAGCGACGTTCTTTTCATGTCGAGCGCCGCTGTACTGCTGGAATTGCTTGACCAAGCGGAGGTGCTGCGAGTGGAGCACATTCGGCTGCTGATTGTGGACGAGTGCCATAAAACCTATGGCCATCCGGAACTGTGGGAAGTATGTAGTCGTATCGAGCGGAGCAACGGGACGCGCACGAAAATCGTTGGCCTGGCTGGACCACTACACGGTGCAAGCTGTACGCCGGAACGTCTATGTTGGGAGCTCCAGTGTCTGGAGCGCTGCTTACGAGCGCGTATCGAAACGGCCAGCGATATTACCAGCATTCTTCG GTTCAGCACCAAACCGACAGAATTGATTCTCGAGTGCACTCCAGCGCGAGCGTCACCGCTAGCGCGTCACCTCCGCGCGCTCATTCTCCGCCAGATTGCCTTCCTGCAGGACCACCGGTACGATCCACTGGCCATGTACGGTATGGATGCCAACGAGAGCGATGATCTGCCTGTCGTCAATGGGGAGACCGAtggggagaaagaaaatgatgaagaggatgagTTTCGGCGTGAATTGCGCTCGATACCGGATCCAAAGGCCGCTCCCCTGCGTTACCTGCAGCAGTACCTCGAGCTGCTGGATGAATTCGGCCCATGGGGTGCCGATCGTGGTGCGCTCGATTTGTTGACGACGATCGAGAAGGAAAAGATCCGCACACCGTACGAGCGCCActttctgctgctctgcatgGTCTCCACGGTGTTAGTTCAGGCCCGTTCGATGGCAGCCGGTGTCTTTGCACGGTACAGTACGGAGATTGAACGGATCCGGCGTTACTCGACACCGAAAGTGCGCCGTTTGCTCGAGGTTTTAGCGTGGTTCGGCGAACAACAGGCACGCCCGAATGatcaacacaccaacaacggatCGACAACGcttcaacaccagcagcagcagcagcagatgatgtaTTGTTTCTGTCGTACGGCGGATTGTAAAGAGTTGGGAAAAGAGTATCACACATTCGGTACCCGGATCGGTGATGTCGGTGAACGAATCGATCGCTTAGCGAAACAGTTGCACACCGTGCGCCATGCAACCGATCGACTGATGCTAAAACATCGTAATCGGGATGGTGGCTCCAGTGAGATGAACGCTGGTTCCTCCCCACGGCACCACGGTACAGCCCAACCGCACACCGATGGTCGTCCCAGTAATcttcgaagacgacgatgttTTCCAGGTtcaggtgctggtggtggtggtggtggaggtccaCCATGGCTTAATGGAGCTACGGGATACCATCCAAGGGGCCATCACgacagcggcggtggtgcaaCGGAGGCACTGTGTGGACTGATCTTTTGCAATGATCGCTCAATCGCACGCATACTGTACGTGCTGCTGTACGAGGTAGCACGCTCCCAGCCCGAATACGCCTTTCTAAGTGCCCAGTACACGGTTGATAAGGTGGTAGATCCGCTCACGGATGCGCAGCATGCGGCACTTGAGCATCGGAAGCAGGAGGAAGTGTTGAAGCGTTTCCGAATGCACGATTGCAATCTACTCATCGGTACGTCCGTGCTAGAGGAAGGTATCGAGCTGCCGAAATGCAATCTCGTAATCCGCTGGAGCCAACCCTCCAACTACCGCTCGTATGCACAGTGTAAGGGAAGAGCGAAGGCACCGGGCGCTTACCATATTCTGTTCGTTACACCCGATgtcggcagtggtggtgataagAGCCTGAAGCATGATCAACCACTCGATGACCCAATTCAGGTGGATGAGGACACGGCTGTAGGTGATGGTGTGCTAGATCGCAACGTCGGTTGTGCTGATCCAGCTGATAAAGAATTGATTGAACGCTGTACGGATGCGATAATCGAGCGGGTGGCCATCTACAGAGAGGTGGAAAAG CTATTACTCTCCAAGTGTCGCAACGGAGAACCAGAGGATGGCGAACTGAAGCACGCCGATTGCTTTAATCACTGCCTAGAGATCTTTCGGGCTGCACCTTCTCCCGACCGAAGCCCACAGGCCAGCGGTGGGGCCTCACTCGGGCTGAGTAATGCCGTCCAGACGCTCAACAAGTACTGTGCCAAGCTACCGAGCGATACGTTCACGAAGTTAACACCGATCTGGCGCTGTGCGACCACGGTTCGCAATGACCGCACGCTGTACCAGTACACGATCCGTTTGCCAATCAACTCTCCCTGGAAGGAGGACATTCTG GGCCTTCCGATGCCAACGGAAACGCTTGCTCGGCGGATGGCGGCATACATTGCCTGCCGGATGCTACACGCTGCTGGTGAACTGGACCACTCGTTTCAACCCTTCGGCAAGGAAGCATTCCGGGCGTTCGAGGCCGATTGGGAAAATTTTGAGCTGGACGAGCTGGATGCCAAGATACTGAGCGAAAACAATGACCCCCGGCCCGGAACGACAAAACGTCGTCAGTATTACTACAAGAGG ATTGCCTCAGTGTTCAATGAATGCCGGCCTGAGGTGGGTACTACGGCCTACCTGTACTATATGCGCATGGAACTGATCTGTCCGATACCGGAGGAACAGAATACGCGCGGGCGCAAAATCTACGCCCCGGAGGAATCCCCGCAAGGCTTCGGTATCCTTACGACGAAGCTCATCCCGAAGATAAGCTCTTTTCCGATCTTTACCCGGTCAGGTGAGGTGAAGGTATCGCTGGATCTGTGTCCGCAGCGTGTGCAGCTAACCGAACAGCAGCTCTCGATGGTAAACTGCTTCGTTCGCTATACCTTTACCAAAGTGCTGCGCCTCCAGAAGAGCCTAATGCTGTACGATGCAAACGCGACGGAGAACTGCTTCTTTATCGTACCGACGATCCGACAACCGACggacgacggtggtgatgtGCAGGTTGACTGGGCGTTTGTGGAGAAGATTGCGCTAAACGTGGACCGGAGCGGTCCTACCTTCATACCGGACGAGGCACGTAAAGGCTACCAGTTCGATGTGAACCGATTCCGGGATGCGGTCGTTATGCCCTGGTATCGAAACCGAGATCAACCACAGTACTTTTATGTGGCCGAAATCTGTCACCATCTGTCGCCAAAGAGCGCCTTTCCGGGTTCGAACTATGCGACGTTCGAGGAGTATTATCACCGGAAGTACGACATCCAGATCCAGAATGTACGGCAACCGCTGCTGGATGTCGATCATACGAGCGCCCGGTTGAACTTCCTAACACCTCGCTACGTCAACCGGAAAGGTGTCGCACTGCCGACCAGCtcggaagaaacgaaacgtgCTAAGCGGGAGAACCTAGAGCAGAAGCAAATCCTCGTCCCGGAACTGTGTACGATCCATCCCTTTCCGGCTTCACTGTGGCGTGCGGCCGTCTGCTTACCATGTGTACTGTACCGTATCaatgcactgctgctggcggacgAGATACGGCGACAGGTTGCGCGTGATCTGAAGCTTGGCCGCGAAGATCTCGATCAGCTCGAGGGTGGCAAATTTGAGTGGCCAATGCTTAGCTTCGGTTGGAATCTAGCGGATGTGTTACGCAAAACCAAGGAACAAAAGGTTGCAcaagcagcggctgctgctgctgcaggtacTGTAGCGACGGCGGCCATCACACAAGAAGGCACTGGAATGGATGCATCGCTACCAGAGGGAAATGGACCGGAATCGACATCGGAAGGTACAGAGCAACCGGCAATCGAAAGTGATGGCCCTGATGAAACCACGAAGACCACTGCCAATCAGGAAGATCAGAATCCGGATGATGTGAACAACGTTGAAAAAAACGAGAACGGTCAGAGCGAGGAAGAGGCTCTACTGGAGATCGGCACGTGGTCCAATGAGATGGCTGCCGGTGTGGACACGGGTGAAGACGGCGAATCCGGGGTAGGCGGTGGTAAAGGTGCGTTCTTACGGTACGATTCGGATTGTGCCAGTAACAGTAGCGGCAACTATTATTCCTCCGATGAGtacgatgaagaagaggatggCTATCTGTACGATGATTCCGGTGGTGGCGCGTCGGATGAGGAGTCAACACTACCTGCCATTACTGCTGCAATTACCGGTGAGTCCGGTACGGAGCCGGGTGCGTTGTGTGAGATGAATGGTTCTGGGAAGTCtgccccagcagcaccagagacCATCGTGAGCACCGTGCGACGGTTAAAGATTGAATTCAAATCGGAAACGATCGCCGAAGCGATCGATTCGGAACGCGATCTGCAACGGCAGCGTACCCAGCAAAGCATTATTCAGCGATCGCGCCAGAACGAGCGATTGTACCAGATTACCAAGAATGCTGCCGAAGGTTTCAGTTGCTCGCTCGCCCTTGGCACAATGGATGCCAACGAAAGGGCGCAAGCGGAGCAAAGGTTCGCAGAACAAAAGAACCACACCAAGGATGCAATTCGATTGCACGGGACGCTCGTTCGCTGGAACGAGTCGCTCACCGTGGAGCACTGGCGCAGTCGGCTGGAGGCGAACGAGCTCGCCACGATGACGGCGCTAATGAACGACATGGGAGGCCGTGCCTTCATCGAGTTCGTTCCGTACATCGAGGAGCAGGCACTGTTCACCATACTCATCCGGAATGGTAGCACCGGTGAGCGCTGGTTGCGATTGCACGATTTGTATCAGCTGAACGCGCGCTTCTTTCCCGAACAGTATACCGTGCTGCGTGGTGGTTCCCATTTCGATCACTTTCTCGATGAAGACGAGGGCCAGGATCGGCAATGTAATGACGTGGGAGATGGATCACAAACGAAAGTAATCACACTCACGATACGTGATCCATTTCCAGCCATAGCTGCTGGTCAAACGGCTTGCAATTACAAGGTATCTCAAGATCCGGAAACGGATATAGCGAAGCAGTTCaacggtgagcagcagcagccgcatgatgatgagacTACTAGCATTACATTCAACTTCGATGAACAGCCAGATCTGGAGCACCATCCGGGACCCAGTCCGGCAATTATACTGCAAGCACTAACCATGTCTAACGCGAACGATGGCATCAATCTAGAACGATTGGAAACGATCGGTGACTCCTTTCTCAAGTATGCCATTACAACCTACCTGTACTGTCGCTATGACAACGTGCACGAAGGTAAACTTAGCCATCTGCGATCGAAGCAGGTTTCGAATCTGAACCTTTACCGCCTCGGACGCCGGAAACGGCTGGGTGATTGTATGATCGCGGCCAAGTTCGAACCCCATGACAACTGGCTTCCACCGTGCTACTACGTACCGAAGGAACTCGAACAAACACTCATCGATGCGAAG ATCCCAGCGTGCCACTGGAATTTGGCCGATCTGCCCGACATCAAGCGGCTGTCGTGTGCGGAAATCTGCCAGCTAGTCAAAGAGCGAGCCCGGGCTAAGCGCAGAGAAGACCTTGAACGAAGAAACATACTTACACACACGAATCCGGGCACCCAAGGTGTTAACGGACAGCCTGATatggataatgatgataatgatgatgataataatgatggggaggacgaggaggaggatgatgatgatgatgatgatgatgatgaggatgaagacgacgacgacgatgatgatgatgagtgtaATGAGGGTGGATCCGatttcttctcctgcttcatCCCATACAATCTCGTGACGCAGCACAGCATCCCGGATAAATCGGTGGCCGATTGCGTCGAAGCACTGATTGGTGCCTATCTGATCGAATGTGGACCACGTGGTGCACTCCTATTTATGGCCTGGCTCGGTATTCGAGTGTTGCCAATACGCAGTAACAATGGTGTCCCGAAAGCGATCAGCACGGGCAACACGCAAGAACTCGTGCAGTACGGACGAGGAACCGTCGATATAACCGAATATGGACACTGGGtagcaccaccgtcaccgatgGTGCGAGCGAACATTACCTTCGGTGGCCTAGAGATCGGTGCTCGTGCCACCGCCCGTGAACTTAACCGTCTCCTCGAAGGCTTTGAGGTGTTTGAACGCTCGCTCGGTTACCATTTCCAGGATCGGTCCTATCTGCTCCAGGCCATGACACACGCTTCCTACAGCCCGAACCGGTTGACTGACTGCTACCAGCGGCTCGAGTTCCTTGGCGATGCCATTCTAGACTACCTGATTACACGCCATCTGTACGAGGATCGGAGGCAGCATTCGCCCGGTGCGCTCACCGATCTCCGATCGGCACTGGTCAACAATACAATTTTCGCCGCGCTCGCGGTTCGCCATGGGTTTCATCGATATTTCCTACACCTGTCGCCCGGTCTGCAGGAggtaatcgatcgattcgtgcGGATCCAGCAGGAGAACGGTCATCGTATCACCGAGGAGGAGTACTACCTacccgacgaggacgacgatatGCTAGCAGCCGATGGAGGCTTCGGTGGTGGGTTcggagagatagagggagGCCAAGCGTTGATGGGTTCTGGCGAGGCGGAAGACGTCGAAGTTCCGAAAGCGCTCGGCGACGTGTTCGAATCGATCGCCGGAGCCATCTTTCTAGATTCCGGCATGTCGTTAAACACCGTGTGGAAG GTCTACCGCAAGATGATGGGTCCTGAGATAGAGAAGTTCAGCAGCTCCGTACCCAAATCACCGATTCGAGAACTGCTGGAAATGGAACCGGAGACGGCCAAGTTTGG CAAACCGGAAAAGCTTGCCGATGGTCGGCGTGTGCGGGTCACCGTCGAGGTGTTCGGTAAAGGCACGTTCCGGGGTATCGGGAGAAACTATCGTATCGCCAAATGTACCGCCGCCAAGTGCGCTCTTCGGCAGCTGAAGAAGCTTGGCTACAGTAGTCACCACAAGCGCCGATAA
- the LOC125951219 gene encoding cyclin-dependent kinase 2-associated protein 1, protein MDYVDIQAVESKLTDVTVTPIPMIKHAHSNNHGGSGGNHGGGSSSSNNCNIASISITPQTNHHHHHHRSQNHNNSSAAVAAAAAAAAAAAAAMNDGNSGALALTVGSNSAANLVAPVTTYNHFPNNSGLSKYAQLLMVIEEMGRDLRPTYSGSRNSAERLKRLIVHARILVRECLVETERSARQ, encoded by the coding sequence ATGGATTACGTCGATATTCAGGCGGTGGAATCGAAGCTCACCGATGTGACCGTCACTCCGATACCGATGATTAAGCACGCGCACAGTAATAATCATGGAGGATCCGGAGGAAAccacggtggcggcagcagcagcagcaacaactgcaacatTGCGAGTATCAGCATCACGCCGCAgacgaatcatcatcatcatcatcatcgcagccaaaaccacaacaactcatcggcagcggtagcagcggcagcagcagcagctgctgcagcggccgccgccatgAACGATGGAAACTCGGGAGCGCTCGCTCTTACCGTCGGTTCGAATTCCGCCGCCAATCTGGTAGCCCCCGTTACTACGTACAACCACTTTCCCAACAATTCCGGCCTCTCGAAGTACGcccagctgctgatggtgattgaGGAGATGGGGCGCGATCTACGTCCCACCTACTCCGGCAGCCGGAACTCGGCCGAGCGTTTGAAGCGACTCAtcgtccacgcacgcatcctGGTGCGCGAGTGTCTGGTGGAAACGGAGCGTTCCGCCAGGCAGTAA
- the LOC125951157 gene encoding mediator of RNA polymerase II transcription subunit 12-like, with translation MNGFFQINAPYYNEFKQEVSAQQYAGQAAAAAAAAAAAAAASASGASAASATTSAGSAAAAPPNPGQQPQQLILDVPDGCLTKNQRRFLHETDEARAKRLARNAERMRQKRAAESEEQARKRMTENAERMRRKRATESEEHYRVRMERNAAFKMTEEYQRRLAENAERNRRRRQNETDMERSIRRARSAARERLRRAMETPEQRAVRLAKLAERMRITRDRLWHSIETPEQRADRLAKLAERMRVARANETPEQRALRLAKNAARARQRFLNESPEQWIDRKRKKAEYARQKRAALAAGFSPNSVSQMLNGSTLQQQQQHVATMDSTNPYAVGQTPATLPETLLHPSTGQPSSSNVRPSAQGAAQSSGGFVMNRKDGHKLTVSSTGKQLGGQGSIALQSTDPLYSSSPGQVIFSGTEVKPHELLNGQHLVMPSDQNLYKFHLLPYPFGSAPTTTTSTSSTGSASTTGSGQQQQSSSQHHSSGGYKRK, from the coding sequence ATGAATGGATTTTTCCAAATCAACGCACCGTACTACAATGAGTTCAAGCAAGAGGTGTCCGCTCAACAATACGCaggacaagcagcagcagccgcagcggccgcagcagcagcagcagcagcctcagcatcaggagcatcagcagcgtcagcaacaacatcagcaggatcagcagcagcagcaccgccaaaCCCAGgtcagcagccacagcagctcATCCTTGATGTGCCTGATGGTTGTTTAACGAAGAACCAGCGGCGATTTTTGCACGAAACCGACGAGGCGCGAGCAAAGCGGTTAGCCCGGAACGCCGAACGAATGCGCCAGAAGCGTGCAGCAGAGTCAGAAGAGCAAGCCCGAAAGCGTATGACCGAGAACGCCGAGCGTATGCGAAGAAAACGAGCGACCGAATCAGAGGAGCACTATCGCGTGCGCATGGAACGTAACGCCGCCTTCAAGATGACCGAAGAGTACCAGCGTCGTTTGGCGGAGAACGCGGAACGCAATCGAAGGAGACGACAGAACGAGACTGATATGGAACGGAGCATCCGGCGAGCGCGTAGTGCGGCCCGCGAACGGTTACGGCGTGCGATGGAAACCCCGGAGcagcgtgcggtgcggttggcGAAGCTCGCCGAACGGATGCGAATCACGCGCGATCGGCTCTGGCATTCGATCGAAACCCCGGAACAGCGGGCTGACCGGTTAGCGAAGCTTGCCGAGCGTATGCGCGTAGCAAGAGCCAACGAAACGCCGGAACAACGAGCGTTACGCTTGGCCAAGAACGCGGCCAGGGCTCGGCAACGGTTTTTGAACGAATCGCCGGAACAGTGGATCGACCGGAAACGCAAGAAAGCTGAGTATGCACGACAGAAGCGCGCCGCTCTGGCCGCTGGCTTTTCACCTAACAGTGTGTCACAAATGCTGAACGGTAGTacgcttcaacagcagcagcagcacgtggcGACGATGGATTCAACGAATCCTTACGCCGTAGGACAAACACCTGCCACACTACCGGAGACACTACTTCACCCGAGTACCGGTCAACCATCGTCATCCAACGTGCGGCCTTCTGCACAAGGAGCAGCACAGAGCAGCGGAGGGTTCGTTATGAACCGCAAGGATGGCCACAAGCTGACCGTTTCGTCGACCGGCAAACAACTCGGGGGACAAGGCAGCATCGCACTGCAATCGACGGATCCGCTGTACTCCAGCTCACCGGGTCAGGTCATCTTCAGTGGCACGGAAGTCAAACCGCACGAGCTGCTGAACGGGCAGCATTTAGTCATGCCATCGGATCAGAACCTGTACAAGTTCCACCTTCTTCCCTATCCGTTTGGGAGCGCACCtacaaccacaaccagcaccagcagcacaggcAGCGCTAGCACGACCGGGAGcggtcagcaacagcagtcatCGAGTCAGCATCATTCGTCGGGTGGATACAAGCGCAAGTAG